One window of Trifolium pratense cultivar HEN17-A07 linkage group LG5, ARS_RC_1.1, whole genome shotgun sequence genomic DNA carries:
- the LOC123885721 gene encoding uncharacterized protein LOC123885721, producing the protein MVVGKKNFTGETRREMDESWRMQMGLTSGLPRRRSMEDRSSSLTRQSIFSNTNVSESETLDADDFADVFGGPPKSLLKHKFTRSSSFYAEIFKQPAFTSPALTKGGRSLPAFRVPAKNDAFYGDIFGSDDDRRSRERSGSQSKAKSKSNSSSALSSEELSPLRPAISDDVALSAFTSKLRPIKVPYKWNSSTLMHEEQQIKQKKPIFACNGQSFEFQCQDNGHSKKVTSPETISVESNSYQSIKLSTDDWELSPPFSSVSGVCQEPDQPKSAVHDHVLRELVIELDDDDDEDEVMSSYVIEVNSKSNLREENCGTEAIDEAIAWAKEKFQSRNNEESAGLRNNGNEETAAMGGRPCVCEYHDDDIGMIESPKKVQTETEKLDIDIRLWSSDKETDIRLLLSTLHNILCAESGWSAVPYMSLIESSQVKKAYQKARLCLHPDKLQQRGATLLQKYIADKAFSILQDAWTTFISEDVSF; encoded by the exons ATGGTCGTTGGAAAAAAGAACTTCACCGGAGAAACTCGCCGGGAAATGGACGAGTCATGGAGAATGCAAATGGGATTAACGTCGGGACTTCCTCGACGGCGATCAATGGAGGACCGTTCATCTTCACTGACACGGCAGTCCATCTTCTCAAACACCAACGTCTCCGAATCAGAAACCTTGGACGCCGACGACTTCGCGGACGTCTTTGGTGGTCCACCTAAAAGCCTCCTCAAACACAAGTTTACCAGGTCGAGTTCTTTCTACGCGGAAATTTTCAAGCAGCCGGCGTTCACGTCTCCAGCGCTGACCAAAGGTGGCCGGAGCTTGCCGGCGTTCAGGGTTCCGGCGAAAAATGATGCGTTTTATGGGGATATTTTTGGTTCCGACGATGACCGGAGATCAAGAGAACGGTCAGGATCACAATCCAaagcaaaatcaaaatcaaattcatcatCGGCATTAAGCTCCGAGGAGCTGAGCCCTCTCCGTCCGGCGATCAGTGATGACGTGGCACTTTCAGCGTTTACTTCAAAGCTCAG GCCAATCAAAGTCCCATATAAATGGAACTCATCCACTTTGATGCATGAGgaacaacaaattaaacaaaagaagCCAATTTTTGCATGTAATGGTCAATCATTTGAGTTCCAATGTCAGGATAATGGGCACTCAAAAAAAGTCACATCCCCAGAAACAATTAGTGTTGAATCCAATTCATATCAAAGCATCAAACTATCCACAGATGACTGGGAACTCAGTCCCCCATTTTCTTCTGTCTCTGGAGTTTGTCAAGAACCCGATCAGCCAAAATCTGCAGTTCATGATCATGTGCTTCGGGAACTAGTTATAGAGCTggatgacgatgatgatgaggatgaaGTTATGAGCTCCTATGTTATAGAGGTTAACTCTAAGTCTAACCTTAGAGAGGAAAATTGTGGAACCGAAGCCATTGATGAAGCGATTGCATGGGCCAAAGAGAAGTTTCAATCGCGAAATAATGAAGAATCAGCAGGGTTGAGAAACAATGGAAATGAGGAAACTGCTGCAATGGGAG GAAGGCCTTGTGTATGTGAATACCATGACGACGACATCGGAATGATTGAATCTCCAAAG AAGGTGCAAACAGAAACAGAGAAGTTGGACATAGATATAAGATTGTGGTCATCTGACAAGGAAACTGACATCAGGCTACTACTTTCAACACTACATAAT ATTCTGTGTGCTGAGAGTGGTTGGTCTGCTGTTCCTTATATGAGCCTAATCGAAAGCTCGCAAGTGAAGAAGGCGTATCAGAAAGCAAGATTATGCCTCCACCCTGACAAACTTCAGCAAAGAGGAGCAACACTCTTACAGAAGTACATAGCAGACAAGGCTTTCTCCATTCTTCAG GATGCATGGACAACATTTATTTCAGAAGATGTTTCCTTTTGA